The DNA sequence CGCGCGCTGGGGTGGATTCAGGTCGTCAAGATAATTATGGCGGAGACCGCTTGCTGGAGTCATAGAGCGGGAGCTACTCCCATTCTATGGTGCTTGGAGGCTTGCTCGAGATATCGTAGGCCACCCTGTTCACGCCCTCGACCTCGTTGATGATCCTGCTCGATATACGCTCGAGAACCTCGTACGGTATGCGGGCCCAATCGGCAGTCATCGCGTCCTCGGACATGACCGCCCGCAGGATGATGGGGTAAGCGTAAGTGCGTCCGTCCCCCATCACGCCAACCGACTTGATGCACGGCAACACGGCGAACGATTGCCATATCTCGCGATAGAGGTTAGCGCGCTTGATCTCCTCGATAACGATCGAGTCGGCTTTCTGCAATATTTCCACGCGCTCTTTCGTAACCTCCCCGATGATGCGAACCGCGAGCCCAGGGCCCGGGAACGGCTGGCGCCACACGATCTCCTCCGGAAGCCCGAGCTCCTCGCCCACAGCGCGAACCTCGTCCTTGAAAAGCGCGCGGAGCGGCTCGATAAGCTCGAAATTCATGTCATCGGGAAGACCGCCCACGTTGTGGTGCGACTTGATGCGGGCCGCGTCTTTTGTGCCGCTCTCGATGATGTCGGGATACAGTGTCCCCTGAACAAGGAACCTGACGTCTGAGAGCTTTGCCGCTACTTCCTCGAAGACGCGTATGAACTCGGCGCCGATGGCCTTGCGCTTGGCCTCTGGATCCGTGACCCCTTTCAGCTTTTGAAAAAAGCGCTCGCGGGCGTCGACATTGATTAGCTTCATATTGTGATGGCGCCCGAAAGTCTCCACGACTTCATCCGCCTCGCCGTGGCGCATGAGACCAGTGTCCACGAAAACACACGTCAGCCGGTCGCCTACCGCCTTGTGAACCAGGACCGCCGCTACGGCGGAGTCAACGCCGCCTGAAAGGCCGCAGATAATTTCTTCCTCACCGACGCGTTCCCTGATCTCCGCGACGGAATCCTCGATGATAGATAACATCGTCCATGTCGGAAGGCAGTCGCAACCGTGATACAGAAAGCGCTTGAGCATCTCCACGCCAGCGGGCGTGTGAATAACCTCGGGGTGAAATTGCACGCCG is a window from the Candidatus Anoxymicrobium japonicum genome containing:
- the guaA gene encoding GMP synthase (glutamine-hydrolyzing) (contains glutamine-hydrolyzing domain and glutamine amidotransferase; GMP-binding domain; functions to produce GMP from XMP in the IMP pathway), producing the protein MISRDSSVLVIDYGAQYSQLIARRVRECKVYSEIVPHEMSVEAIEKKAPRGLILSGGPMSVNEEGAPGCDPRLFELGIPVLGICYGMQLMAMSLGGTVEPTGIREYGKTGLTVTDEGVLLDDLPSEQTVWMSHGDTVTAAPDGFNVTAHTHISPVAAMESAGRGLYGVQFHPEVIHTPAGVEMLKRFLYHGCDCLPTWTMLSIIEDSVAEIRERVGEEEIICGLSGGVDSAVAAVLVHKAVGDRLTCVFVDTGLMRHGEADEVVETFGRHHNMKLINVDARERFFQKLKGVTDPEAKRKAIGAEFIRVFEEVAAKLSDVRFLVQGTLYPDIIESGTKDAARIKSHHNVGGLPDDMNFELIEPLRALFKDEVRAVGEELGLPEEIVWRQPFPGPGLAVRIIGEVTKERVEILQKADSIVIEEIKRANLYREIWQSFAVLPCIKSVGVMGDGRTYAYPIILRAVMSEDAMTADWARIPYEVLERISSRIINEVEGVNRVAYDISSKPPSTIEWE